Within the Gopherus flavomarginatus isolate rGopFla2 chromosome 8, rGopFla2.mat.asm, whole genome shotgun sequence genome, the region GTCTTTGCAGGTGTAACGGGTGGGAGTGCATGGTCATGTGCATTCCTGCACCATGGATGTTGCTTTTTCTGGGGCCATGCTGCCTGCTGGAGTGTTACCAGTGGACCTTTCAAGGCAGGTTTTCCTGGCACTGGGGTTAACCCCAATGTTGACTTCTAACTAGAACAGAATGTcccattccctccctccaccGAGGGCCAGGCGTGGGGCTGCAGacctccagccctgactccagcctgcCCGCTGCTCAGGTGGGAGAGAAACCCAGCACCCATTGCTGTGGTTACACGGCTGCTGCTAGGCCTGACCCAGCCACGAAATGGCCTCCTTGGCTACAGAGTTTCCTCCGGAGTGGTGCCATTGTCAGGCAGCTGGCAGTGTCCTCAGAGAGTCTCTGGGCCACAGTCGCTGGCACAGGAAGGGAAATGAAAATCCTGTGTGGAACTAGCACCACAAAACTCCTGGGTGGCACTACGACCAGCTGGGGGAGGGTCGTGTCTCCCAGGGCTGGGACCAGGAtggtcctggagtctccaggaattgaaGATGATGTCATGTGACGAAACCTTCAGGAATACGCCAGCCAGAACTGGCAACCCtagtgggaggggagagaatctctGGTTGATGACTCCAGGCCGTGCCACCTTTGGCTGGAGAAACAATGGAGTGACCAGCAGGCACTGGCGTTAGAAGGGTACTTGTCCAGGGTGGTTGATGAGCCATAGGCAAATGAAGCCATTAGAATGGGGGTGCTGCAGCCTATTGATCTGGGGCAGCGTGCGACTGCTCTGGGGAAGCTGCACTGGCCAGACGAAATTGAGATTCACTGGGTGCTCGTTTTGAAATTTGcaatccccccctccccttccccttaagAGAGGAATCCCCCAGGCGCTCCCAGGCAAGAGGAGGAGAGGATGACACAGGGACACTGCAGAGCAGGGCATGTGCTAGTTAGTACGAATCgttagactggaagggacctcgagaggtcgtctagtccagtcccctgcactcacgacaggagtaagtattatctagaccatccctgacaggtgtttgtctaaatggctcttaaaaatctccaatgatggagattccacaacctccctgggcagttcattccagtgcttaatcaccctgacaggaagttttttcctaatgtccaacctaaaccgcccttgctgcaatttaagcccattgcttcttgtcctgtcctcagaggttaacaagaaaaatttttctccctcctccttataacagacttttatgtacttgaaaatttatcatgtcccctctcagtcatcaattctccagactaaacaaacccaattttttcaatcttccctcctaggtcatgttttctagaccattaataatttgtattgctcttccctggactttcCCCAGTttggccacatctttcctgaaatgtagcaccccAAGATGatccctgttctctctctctttttcttttgtctcaTTCTCCTTTTTCAGCAACCCCTCAACCCAGTTGGGGATAAAAAACAGTACAGTACAAAAATACCCAATTAGaaaccttccctccccccaaacagtCTCTCTCCTCTCATCACCGGAAGGGAAGGCTCTGGTGTAGTCCCAGAATAGTTTGTTGCCTTCATCTGGTTCCAGGttctttcccctcaccccccagaacAAGGTCCTAGATGCTCCAGCCCTTCCTGCCATAGCTCCTCAGGGAAGCCACACGCTAAAGGACGTTGAGCTTTCTGGAGCAGGTTAAGTTACTGTGGACCAGGTTCCACATCTCGAGCAGCTCTGGAGGCAACAGTTTGTGAACCACCATCATGCCCCGGTAGAAACATGGCTCCTTGTTCATCTTGCTGTTCTTGTTTTTCACAATGCCGAAGGTCTTGAAGCCCTCGTGTCTGACTGGCCCCACCTTGAGGACTTCCAGGCACATCCCCAGGAAGACGTCATCGATGGGGTACAGCTCCAAGGTCTCCGAGGCCTTGTGGAGCTTTATGGCCAGGGGCCCATCCATGAGGAAACCTCCACCACCTGCGTAGGGTGGGTAGTGGTTCTTGTTGTAGAGGGCACTAGGGATGTAGTACTTGTTCTCTTTCTTCCGGATCGGCCTGGCCTTGTACAGGACATCCCCCACAAACAGGTCTTCTTCCTTCTTGTTGTCCAGGAACTCCAGGATGTTGCTGGGGCTGACGAAGACGTCGTCATCCCCCTTGAAGATGAAGCGAACGCTGTCACAGTAGATGTTGAGCCACTTTAGGAAATGGACCTCCTTGAGGGTGAGGTTGAAGAAACTGTCCAGGAAATCCCATTGTAGGATATCCCCATAGATGTGGTTCTCATAATCCAGCAGCTTCTGGTAGTTGGCCCTCTCTTCTTCTTTGGAGGCCGTGCCCAACAGAAAGAGAGTCTTGATCTTTTTCCCATCCACCTCTTTCTCCTGGCCCCAGGTCCTTCGGATAGCCTCCCGCCGGTCGTGCTGCGTGATGATGGACTTGACCACAATCAGCAGGTAAATGTCACCCCTGCACTTCTCCGGGTGGTTGATCAGCATGGGAAAATACCTACAGTGCCGGTAAAGCAGGAACTGTCGAAAGTTGGGCTCCAGCCCCTTAAACCAGTCCATCTTGCTGATGTTCTGGTTGGCCGTGCAATTGATAGTGGTGATGTCCCAGGATTTCAACTGGTTCTCAGTGACTCCCTCTGCCTCCAGGTGGGGCTTCTCCTTCTTGCTTTTCCAGAAGTTGTTGGTCTTGGAGAAGATGCCATCTCTCTTCTGAGTGTTCACGGGCTCTTGGTGCAATTCTttctgctgctggccctgcatGAAATGGCTAGGAGTCATCCCCCTCTGCAGCACCGTCACCATGATCACCAGCACAAAGGACAGGCAGACACTTTTGTAGATTGTCCTCTTCCTAAAGAGACAAGATATATGGTTAAAGCAAAGATGCTGTCAGCTGGGGTAGAATCTCAGGGGCCAGCCCACTCTGTGCAAGAATCTTTTATCCTTACAATCAGAGAGACACTGGAATGCAAACGCCAGACAATGGTTATTACATAAGAGAAGGAAATTGAGCGTGACAAAcagagagaacataagaatggccatactgggtcaggtcaATAGTCCgtatagtccagtatcctgtcttccgacagtggccaatgccaggtgcttcagagggaatgaacagaacaggtaaccatcccCTGTCagacattcccagcttctgaatggctagggacaccatccctgccaatagcca harbors:
- the B3GNT7 gene encoding UDP-GlcNAc:betaGal beta-1,3-N-acetylglucosaminyltransferase 7 isoform X2, whose protein sequence is MDFRKRTIYKSVCLSFVLVIMVTVLQRGMTPSHFMQGQQQKELHQEPVNTQKRDGIFSKTNNFWKSKKEKPHLEAEGVTENQLKSWDITTINCTANQNISKMDWFKGLEPNFRQFLLYRHCRYFPMLINHPEKCRGDIYLLIVVKSIITQHDRREAIRRTWGQEKEVDGKKIKTLFLLGTASKEEERANYQKLLDYENHIYGDILQWDFLDSFFNLTLKEVHFLKWLNIYCDSVRFIFKGDDDVFVSPSNILEFLDNKKEEDLFVGDVLYKARPIRKKENKYYIPSALYNKNHYPPYAGGGGFLMDGPLAIKLHKASETLELYPIDDVFLGMCLEVLKVGPVRHEGFKTFGIVKNKNSKMNKEPCFYRGMMVVHKLLPPELLEMWNLVHSNLTCSRKLNVL
- the B3GNT7 gene encoding UDP-GlcNAc:betaGal beta-1,3-N-acetylglucosaminyltransferase 7 isoform X1, producing MLQWKRTIYKSVCLSFVLVIMVTVLQRGMTPSHFMQGQQQKELHQEPVNTQKRDGIFSKTNNFWKSKKEKPHLEAEGVTENQLKSWDITTINCTANQNISKMDWFKGLEPNFRQFLLYRHCRYFPMLINHPEKCRGDIYLLIVVKSIITQHDRREAIRRTWGQEKEVDGKKIKTLFLLGTASKEEERANYQKLLDYENHIYGDILQWDFLDSFFNLTLKEVHFLKWLNIYCDSVRFIFKGDDDVFVSPSNILEFLDNKKEEDLFVGDVLYKARPIRKKENKYYIPSALYNKNHYPPYAGGGGFLMDGPLAIKLHKASETLELYPIDDVFLGMCLEVLKVGPVRHEGFKTFGIVKNKNSKMNKEPCFYRGMMVVHKLLPPELLEMWNLVHSNLTCSRKLNVL